The following proteins are encoded in a genomic region of Oncorhynchus kisutch isolate 150728-3 linkage group LG4, Okis_V2, whole genome shotgun sequence:
- the LOC109888810 gene encoding gremlin-2, with amino-acid sequence MFWRITLPVLLAGVLCVATDTRKPRPQGSIPSLFKTKGNLSERQRLLPRKPEVLSSSREALVVTERRYLRRDWCKTQPLRQTVSEEGCRSRTVVNRFCYGQCNSFYIPRHMSPSSNRGLVSGRKNHNKAQEPFQSCSFCRPHRITQLTVQLDCPGLQPAFRHRKVQRVKQCRCMSVDVSGNGKL; translated from the coding sequence CTCTGCGTTGCCACAGACACCAGGAAGCCCCGCCCCCAGGGCTCCATCCCCTCACTTTTCAAGACCAAAGGCAACCTGTCGGAGCGTCAGCGCCTGTTGCCGCGGAAACCCGAAGTCCTTTCGTCAAGTCGGGAGGCCCTGGTGGTCACGGAGCGCCGGTACCTCCGACGTGACTGGTGCAAGACACAACCCCTCCGCCAGACAGTGAGCGAGGAGGGCTGTCGGAGTCGTACAGTGGTCAACCGCTTCTGCTATGGCCAGTGTAACTCCTTCTACATCCCCCGCCACATGAGCCCTAGCTCAAATCGAGGCCTGGTGTCCGGCCGGAAGAACCACAACAAGGCCCAAGAGCCCTTCCAGTCCTGTTCCTTCTGCAGGCCGCACCGCATCACCCAGCTCACTGTGCAGCTGGACTGTCCAGGGCTGCAACCAGCCTTCCGCCATCGCAAGGTGCAGCGTGTCAAACAGTGTCGCTGTATGTCGGTGGATGTGAGTGGTAACGGAAAACTGTGA